GGGTATAGTAAATAAATAGAAACAAAAATGGGGTGAGCTCATGTTTAAAGGGAAATTCTGCTTCGAAACCACCATAGACAAGCCTTTGAATGAAGTTTGGGCTTTTTTTTCAAAAAATACAAACCTGGCAGAGATTACAGGCTTTCCAAAAGTAAAGGTAACGGGGGATCAAGAAGTGTCTAAAGGTGCCAGGGTGAACCTGGAACTGAATTTTGTTGTACTGACCCTTACATGGAAGGCTAGGATCATTGATGAAAAAGAGGGAGCCTTTTTTACTGATGTTGCAGAAAAAGCCCCTTTTCCCTTCAGAATATGGACTCATACACACCGCTTTGTTTCTGAAGGAAGTAAAACGAAAATGGTTGATGAAGTGGAATTCAGCTCCTGGATTCCGGCTCCTATTATAAAACTGATGCTGTACGGAATGTTCTTCGATCGAAAAAAACAGATAAAAAAACACGAGCCTTTATGAGGTTCGTGTTTTTTACTTTTACCCTACCATGATCGTATATATTGCCGGGGAGGCTCCAGTTCCACACCGAGCTCATTTGCGGCTGTTCTTGGCCAGTAAGGATCTCTGAGGAAAGCGCGGCCGATAAAGATGAGATCTGCACGTTTGTTTTGAAGGATTTCCTCTGCCTGGAGCCCGGTGGTTATGAGACCCACAGCCCCGGTAGCAATGTTGGCTTCTTTTTTTATAGTCTCTGCATGACGAAT
This DNA window, taken from Alteribacter keqinensis, encodes the following:
- a CDS encoding SRPBCC family protein, whose translation is MFKGKFCFETTIDKPLNEVWAFFSKNTNLAEITGFPKVKVTGDQEVSKGARVNLELNFVVLTLTWKARIIDEKEGAFFTDVAEKAPFPFRIWTHTHRFVSEGSKTKMVDEVEFSSWIPAPIIKLMLYGMFFDRKKQIKKHEPL